In 'Nostoc azollae' 0708, the following are encoded in one genomic region:
- a CDS encoding cytochrome b/b6 domain-containing protein, translating into MNRSAPYQPLLLRILHGVSGILVIAAIISGFLVYNTFDKRFGKIPIPKIDPIQDIHGTVGLFLLLLLPAFTLYSFHAGEKRLLQPDFLQKLSQVGKPIWWVSLQRLTNTLMLIAAVLAVISGRMMKEEWLPIGELNHVWYYFHLTAWVIMICCLAIHVLMSAKVVGAPLLLSMLSWKVRHEDSPKNWFSRLRGWFSNFPNHLQAGINQFVQGSLILRIIEVVVLGGVITAFVLPLFFSAGE; encoded by the coding sequence ATGAATCGTTCAGCACCCTATCAACCTTTGTTGTTGCGAATTCTGCATGGTGTCAGTGGAATTTTAGTAATTGCGGCAATTATTAGCGGTTTCTTAGTTTACAACACTTTTGATAAAAGATTTGGCAAAATCCCAATTCCTAAAATTGATCCCATTCAGGATATTCATGGTACTGTGGGGTTATTTCTCTTACTTTTATTACCAGCTTTTACTCTTTATAGCTTTCATGCAGGAGAAAAGCGTTTATTACAACCAGATTTTTTACAAAAACTCTCACAAGTTGGTAAACCAATTTGGTGGGTAAGTCTGCAACGTTTAACAAATACTTTGATGCTTATTGCTGCGGTTTTGGCAGTGATATCTGGCAGAATGATGAAGGAAGAATGGCTACCGATAGGTGAACTTAATCACGTATGGTATTATTTTCACCTAACAGCTTGGGTGATTATGATTTGCTGTTTAGCAATTCATGTTTTGATGTCTGCTAAGGTGGTTGGTGCGCCGTTGTTATTATCAATGTTGTCATGGAAAGTTCGCCATGAAGATAGTCCTAAAAATTGGTTTAGTCGTTTGCGTGGTTGGTTTAGTAATTTTCCCAATCATTTGCAGGCGGGAATTAATCAGTTTGTCCAGGGTAGTTTAATCTTAAGAATTATTGAGGTGGTTGTATTGGGTGGTGTAATAACTGCATTTGTTTTACCATTGTTTTTCTCTGCTGGGGAATGA
- the arsM gene encoding arsenosugar biosynthesis arsenite methyltransferase ArsM — MTYLETVAQFYSEVAQTPEVGLCCIQSTPLQLPGLKIPLPMQEMNYACGTTVHTNELVNQPTVLYVGVGGGLEALQFAYFSRRPGAIIAIEPVEAMREAAARNLEIAAQENPWFDTSFVKICPGDALNLPVTDASVDVLAQNCLFNIFEPADLTRALKEAYRVLKPGGRLQMSDPITTRSIPKHLQQDKRLRALCLSGALTYQEHTQLIINAGFGQIEIRARRPYRLLDKQTYNLEENILLESLDSVSFKVDMPEDGACIFTGKTAIYAGTQTFFDDAAEHILQRGIAVAVCDKTAAKLAALKPTEIMVTGSTWYYDAGWCC; from the coding sequence ATGACTTATTTAGAAACTGTAGCCCAATTTTATAGCGAAGTTGCCCAAACACCAGAAGTAGGACTATGTTGTATCCAAAGTACACCCCTGCAATTACCAGGATTGAAAATTCCCTTACCAATGCAGGAAATGAATTATGCTTGTGGTACAACTGTTCATACTAATGAACTAGTAAATCAACCTACTGTTTTATATGTTGGTGTTGGTGGTGGTTTAGAAGCATTACAATTTGCCTATTTTTCTCGTCGTCCCGGTGCAATAATTGCTATTGAACCAGTGGAAGCAATGCGCGAAGCCGCTGCACGTAACCTAGAAATTGCTGCTCAAGAAAATCCTTGGTTTGATACCAGTTTTGTCAAAATTTGCCCAGGAGATGCATTGAACTTACCTGTTACAGATGCCTCAGTAGATGTATTAGCACAAAACTGTCTGTTCAATATTTTTGAACCAGCAGATTTAACTCGTGCGTTAAAAGAAGCATATAGAGTATTAAAACCAGGTGGAAGACTGCAAATGAGTGACCCCATTACTACTCGTTCTATTCCTAAACATTTACAACAAGATAAAAGACTACGCGCCTTATGTTTATCAGGCGCACTCACCTATCAAGAACATACCCAATTAATTATAAATGCTGGCTTTGGACAAATTGAAATTCGCGCCCGTCGCCCTTATAGATTATTAGATAAACAAACTTATAACCTGGAAGAAAATATACTCTTAGAAAGTCTTGATTCCGTTTCCTTCAAAGTTGATATGCCTGAAGATGGAGCTTGTATTTTCACAGGCAAAACAGCAATTTATGCAGGAACACAAACATTTTTTGATGATGCAGCAGAGCATATTTTACAACGTGGTATAGCCGTAGCGGTATGTGATAAAACAGCCGCAAAACTAGCAGCATTAAAACCTACAGAAATCATGGTGACAGGTTCCACCTGGTATTATGACGCCGGTTGGTGCTGTTAG
- a CDS encoding NADH-quinone oxidoreductase subunit J: MNLAEGVQVISFGILGVMMIGAALGVVLFSNIVYSAFLLGGVFISMAGLYLLLNGDFVAAAQILIYVGAINVLILFAIMLVNKRQDFSPLPSAGLRKIITSLVSIGLFGLLSTMVVATPWAYSSVPVAGESSIVLIGEHFFTDFLLPFELASILLLMAMVGAIILARREYLPDEVPSSDMPQTILTLPERPRELVSTGSGAGTEE, translated from the coding sequence GTGAACCTAGCGGAAGGAGTACAAGTTATTTCATTTGGCATATTAGGTGTAATGATGATTGGGGCAGCATTGGGTGTAGTGCTGTTTTCTAACATCGTCTATTCAGCATTTTTGCTAGGTGGTGTATTCATCAGCATGGCTGGACTATACCTGTTGCTAAATGGTGATTTTGTCGCAGCAGCACAAATTTTGATTTATGTGGGTGCGATTAACGTGCTGATATTGTTTGCCATTATGTTGGTCAACAAGCGTCAGGATTTTTCACCTTTACCTAGTGCTGGGTTGCGAAAAATAATTACATCTCTAGTGAGTATAGGACTGTTTGGCCTTTTAAGTACGATGGTAGTGGCAACGCCTTGGGCATATTCCTCTGTGCCTGTGGCTGGTGAAAGTTCTATAGTTTTGATTGGTGAACATTTCTTCACTGACTTTTTGCTGCCCTTTGAATTGGCTTCTATTTTGTTGCTGATGGCTATGGTGGGAGCAATTATTTTGGCTCGTCGTGAGTATTTACCAGACGAAGTACCTTCTTCTGATATGCCACAAACAATCTTAACCTTGCCAGAACGCCCCAGAGAATTGGTATCAACTGGTAGCGGTGCTGGAACTGAAGAATAG
- the nuoK gene encoding NADH-quinone oxidoreductase subunit NuoK, which produces MQLQYFLLLAAALFCIGIYGLITSRNAVRVLMSIELLLNAVNLNLMAFSNFLDSTLIKGQVFTVFVITVAAAEAAVGLAIVLAIYRNRDTVDMEQFNLLKW; this is translated from the coding sequence ATGCAACTTCAATACTTTTTATTACTAGCAGCAGCTTTGTTTTGCATTGGCATCTATGGCTTAATTACTAGCCGTAACGCTGTGCGGGTACTGATGTCAATTGAGTTGTTGCTGAATGCTGTTAATCTGAATTTAATGGCATTTTCCAACTTTCTCGATTCAACCTTAATTAAGGGTCAAGTTTTCACAGTTTTTGTGATTACTGTGGCAGCTGCTGAAGCGGCGGTTGGGTTAGCGATAGTGCTGGCCATTTATCGCAACCGTGATACCGTCGATATGGAGCAGTTTAATCTCCTGAAATGGTAA
- a CDS encoding response regulator transcription factor, translating to MTHILLVEDEVKLARFIELELSYEGYQVSVAYDGLTALTAARQLNLDLIILDWMLPGVSGLEICRRLRASGDKVPIILLTAKDEVSACVAGLDAGADDYVVKPFSLEELLARVRAHLRRSKETDSADILMFDDLSLNRSTGEVYRGQRLVELTAKEFDLLDYLLTHPRQVITRDRILEEVWGYDFMGDSNVIEVYIRYLRLKLEANNEKRLLQTVRGVGYVLRD from the coding sequence ATGACACACATCTTACTGGTTGAAGATGAAGTGAAATTGGCTCGATTTATAGAACTAGAATTGAGTTATGAAGGCTATCAAGTTAGCGTAGCTTATGATGGACTGACTGCACTGACAGCAGCACGACAGTTAAATCTAGATTTAATAATCTTAGATTGGATGCTACCTGGTGTTTCGGGTTTAGAAATTTGTCGTCGCTTGCGAGCTAGCGGTGATAAAGTACCGATAATTTTATTAACTGCTAAAGATGAAGTTAGCGCTTGCGTGGCTGGTTTAGATGCTGGTGCTGATGATTACGTAGTTAAACCATTCAGTTTGGAAGAATTATTAGCCAGAGTCCGCGCTCATTTACGTAGAAGTAAAGAAACAGATAGCGCAGATATCTTAATGTTTGATGATTTGAGTTTAAATCGGAGTACGGGGGAAGTCTACCGAGGACAGCGTTTAGTCGAGTTGACTGCAAAGGAATTTGATTTACTGGACTATTTACTCACCCATCCGCGACAGGTAATTACACGCGATCGCATTTTAGAAGAAGTCTGGGGTTACGACTTCATGGGTGATTCCAACGTTATAGAAGTTTACATTCGTTACTTACGCCTAAAACTCGAAGCCAACAACGAAAAGCGTCTCCTCCAAACCGTGCGTGGTGTCGGTTACGTATTGCGTGATTAA
- the ndhI gene encoding NAD(P)H-quinone oxidoreductase subunit I, whose product MLKFLKQVGDYAKEALQSARYIGQGLSVTFDHMQRRPITVQYPYEKLIPGERFRGRIHYEFDKCIACEVCVRVCPINLPVVDWEMDKATKKKKLKHYSIDFGVCIFCGNCVEYCPTNCLSMTEEYELASYDRHELNYDNVALGRLPYKVTDDPMVTPLRELVYLPKGVLEPHRVPADAPRAGSRPEDLVEISEQ is encoded by the coding sequence ATGCTAAAGTTCCTCAAACAAGTTGGTGATTACGCCAAAGAAGCATTACAATCAGCGCGTTACATTGGGCAAGGTTTATCTGTCACCTTTGACCACATGCAGCGTCGTCCTATTACCGTACAGTATCCCTATGAAAAATTGATTCCTGGGGAACGGTTTCGGGGTAGGATTCACTATGAATTTGACAAATGCATAGCTTGTGAAGTTTGTGTGCGTGTTTGTCCCATTAACCTCCCTGTAGTTGATTGGGAAATGGACAAAGCCACCAAAAAGAAAAAACTCAAACACTACAGTATTGATTTCGGAGTTTGCATCTTCTGTGGTAACTGCGTGGAATACTGCCCCACTAACTGCCTATCCATGACAGAAGAATACGAGCTTGCTAGCTATGATCGCCATGAATTGAACTACGATAACGTAGCACTAGGACGACTGCCTTACAAGGTAACAGACGATCCAATGGTGACACCCTTGCGCGAACTGGTTTACCTACCTAAAGGCGTACTCGAACCCCATAGGGTACCCGCAGATGCTCCCCGTGCTGGTTCTCGTCCAGAAGACCTTGTAGAAATCAGTGAACAGTAA
- a CDS encoding DM13 domain-containing protein: protein MKFHLLVIVGMVIFFSLGCTKEIKSTPINNQPQSVKNMDNSVAASESFKTLEHRIHGKVSFITENGISYLEFDKSFKTENRPDLFLNLYHSNTPAKYGIKEKDYARIAPLQKISGSQRYALPNNVKLANFGFLAMWCRSFNVSFGYAGLPK from the coding sequence ATGAAATTCCACCTTTTAGTTATTGTTGGTATGGTGATTTTTTTCAGCTTAGGTTGTACAAAGGAAATAAAATCAACTCCTATCAATAATCAGCCTCAGTCGGTAAAAAATATGGATAATTCAGTAGCAGCATCTGAAAGCTTTAAGACTTTGGAACACAGGATTCATGGGAAAGTGAGTTTTATTACTGAAAATGGAATTAGCTATTTAGAGTTTGACAAGAGTTTCAAAACTGAGAATAGACCAGATTTATTTTTAAATCTGTATCATTCTAATACACCGGCAAAATATGGTATTAAGGAAAAAGATTATGCACGTATTGCTCCTTTACAAAAGATTAGCGGTTCTCAACGTTATGCCTTACCTAATAATGTGAAGTTGGCAAATTTTGGTTTTTTGGCTATGTGGTGTCGCTCATTTAATGTTAGTTTTGGGTATGCGGGTTTGCCTAAATAG
- the nuoH gene encoding NADH-quinone oxidoreductase subunit NuoH: protein MNAGIDLQGTFIQSVRDLGIPPGVAKAIWMPLPMVLMLIGATVGVLVATWLERKISAAAQQRIGPEYQGPFGLLVPVADGLKLIFKEDIVPAKADRWLFTLGPVIVVIPVFLSFLIVPFGENIVITNVGMGVFLWIALSSIQPIGLLMAGYASNNKYSLLGGLRAAAQSISYEIPLALSVLAIAMMSNSLSTVDIVNQQSNFGILGWNIWRQPLGFIIFWIAALAECERLPFDLPEAEEELVAGYQTEYSGMKFGLFYLGSYINLILSSLLVAILYLGGWHFPVPIDLLGNVLGVSPNNPVLQVVTAALGITMTVLKAYFLVFLAILIRWTVPRVRIDQLLDLGWKFLLPVGLVNLLLTAALKLAFPFAFGG, encoded by the coding sequence ATGAATGCAGGAATTGACCTCCAAGGAACTTTTATTCAATCTGTCAGGGATTTAGGAATACCACCAGGGGTAGCCAAAGCGATTTGGATGCCATTACCAATGGTCCTGATGCTGATTGGTGCAACGGTGGGCGTACTGGTTGCGACCTGGCTAGAACGGAAAATTTCTGCTGCGGCACAGCAACGAATTGGCCCTGAATATCAAGGGCCTTTTGGGTTGTTAGTGCCTGTAGCAGATGGTCTGAAGCTAATCTTTAAAGAAGATATCGTCCCAGCAAAAGCAGATCGCTGGCTTTTTACTCTTGGCCCAGTAATTGTGGTAATCCCGGTATTCTTGTCGTTTCTGATTGTCCCTTTTGGGGAGAATATCGTCATTACCAATGTGGGGATGGGAGTCTTTTTATGGATTGCATTGTCTAGTATTCAGCCAATTGGCTTGTTGATGGCAGGCTACGCATCCAATAATAAATACTCTCTATTGGGTGGTTTACGGGCAGCAGCACAGTCAATTAGTTATGAAATTCCATTGGCGCTGAGTGTGTTAGCGATCGCAATGATGTCTAATAGCCTCAGCACGGTTGATATCGTCAATCAGCAATCTAATTTTGGCATTCTCGGTTGGAACATTTGGCGACAACCATTGGGTTTCATAATCTTTTGGATTGCCGCTTTAGCAGAATGCGAACGCTTACCCTTTGACTTACCCGAAGCAGAAGAAGAACTAGTAGCAGGGTATCAAACCGAATACTCAGGCATGAAATTTGGTTTATTTTACCTGGGTTCTTACATTAACCTGATCCTTTCTTCTTTGCTAGTAGCAATTTTATACTTGGGTGGTTGGCATTTTCCTGTCCCTATAGATTTACTGGGTAATGTGCTAGGAGTAAGTCCTAACAACCCTGTACTCCAAGTAGTAACAGCCGCTTTAGGCATTACCATGACCGTACTCAAAGCCTATTTTCTAGTATTTTTGGCCATCCTCATCCGTTGGACAGTACCACGGGTAAGAATTGACCAATTACTAGATTTAGGATGGAAGTTCTTGCTACCAGTTGGTTTGGTTAATCTCCTATTAACCGCAGCCCTAAAATTAGCTTTTCCCTTCGCCTTTGGTGGCTAA
- a CDS encoding DNA adenine methylase translates to MIKSPLGYPGGKSRAIEKISEYLPETFTHFREPFVGGGSVFIYLKEKFPQLKIWINDLNRELFLFWHFPQSDLSKLVSEVGHIKEHHKNGRLLFSELTSVDVNTLSDSDRAVRFFVLNRITFSGTVESGGFSLGAFHKRFTNSSIELLEKSEHILTADVKITNLDYSQLLHGDEKNVFIFLDPPYVKAEKPKLHGKRGDLHTVFDHIRLAKSLEKCPHKWLLTYEDALQNHEDFTWTTITEWELQYGMNNYKQTKADLSKELFISNNQVSLNEENRI, encoded by the coding sequence ATGATTAAAAGCCCTCTCGGTTATCCTGGTGGTAAATCAAGAGCAATCGAAAAAATATCTGAATATTTACCAGAAACCTTCACGCACTTCAGAGAACCTTTCGTTGGTGGTGGTTCTGTCTTTATTTACTTAAAAGAAAAATTTCCTCAATTAAAGATTTGGATTAACGATTTAAACCGGGAACTATTTCTATTTTGGCATTTTCCCCAGTCTGATTTATCTAAATTAGTTTCTGAAGTTGGTCATATTAAAGAACATCATAAAAACGGCAGATTGCTATTTTCCGAGTTAACCAGTGTAGATGTCAATACTTTATCAGATTCAGATCGAGCAGTCCGCTTCTTTGTTCTCAACAGAATTACTTTCAGTGGCACTGTAGAATCAGGTGGTTTTTCTCTAGGAGCTTTTCATAAACGCTTTACTAATTCATCAATAGAACTTCTGGAAAAATCAGAGCATATCTTAACAGCAGATGTCAAAATTACCAACTTAGATTATAGTCAACTCTTACATGGAGATGAGAAAAATGTATTCATATTTTTAGATCCTCCTTATGTGAAAGCCGAAAAACCTAAATTACATGGAAAAAGAGGAGATTTACACACGGTCTTTGACCATATAAGATTAGCAAAATCATTAGAAAAATGCCCTCATAAGTGGTTGCTCACTTATGAGGATGCACTACAAAATCATGAGGATTTTACATGGACAACTATTACCGAATGGGAATTACAGTATGGGATGAATAACTATAAACAGACGAAAGCTGATCTTAGTAAAGAGTTATTTATTAGTAATAATCAAGTTAGCTTGAATGAAGAAAATAGAATTTAA
- a CDS encoding GNAT family N-acetyltransferase, with protein sequence MYYHIISSQLHPIDFPILQNDKYIVRLAANEEELESVFRLRFEVFNLELGLGFSGSNVTAMDRDKFDDVCHHLILIAKHTGKTIGTYRMQSYTMAGKGLGFDSADIFNLSKFPDLLLQSSVEVGRACIAKEYRNLHTFLLIWEGLANYLIWSGKEYFFGCASLLTQCPVQANYAYHYFQHHDLMHPSILVEPNSEYSVEIAQDCPNIYNVEIPKILQAYLSIGAKICSLPAIDRQFKTIDFLILSNITDFAKFMLWE encoded by the coding sequence ATGTATTACCATATCATCTCTTCTCAACTACATCCTATTGATTTTCCCATTTTGCAAAATGACAAGTATATTGTACGACTGGCTGCAAATGAGGAAGAATTAGAATCTGTTTTCCGTTTGCGTTTTGAGGTGTTTAATTTAGAATTAGGTTTGGGATTTTCTGGTTCTAATGTTACAGCAATGGATCGAGATAAATTTGATGATGTTTGTCATCACTTGATACTTATTGCTAAACATACTGGCAAAACTATTGGTACATATAGGATGCAAAGTTATACAATGGCTGGTAAAGGTTTAGGTTTCGATTCTGCTGATATATTTAATCTTAGTAAATTTCCCGATCTTTTACTTCAGTCATCTGTAGAAGTTGGACGTGCGTGTATAGCTAAAGAATATCGGAATCTTCATACATTTTTGTTAATTTGGGAAGGATTAGCTAATTATTTGATTTGGAGTGGAAAAGAATATTTTTTTGGTTGTGCATCATTACTGACACAATGTCCTGTCCAAGCTAATTATGCTTATCATTATTTTCAGCATCATGATTTGATGCATCCAAGTATTTTAGTTGAGCCAAATTCAGAATACTCTGTGGAAATTGCTCAAGATTGTCCTAATATATATAATGTTGAGATTCCGAAGATTTTACAAGCTTATTTGAGTATTGGAGCTAAAATATGTAGTTTACCCGCTATTGACAGACAGTTTAAAACTATTGATTTTTTAATTCTATCGAATATTACTGATTTTGCGAAATTTATGTTATGGGAATAG
- a CDS encoding NAD(+) kinase codes for MQLKQVIIAYKARDSQSKRWAELCAKQLEYHQCQVLVGPSGPKDNPYPVFLASSSQPIDLALVLGGDGTVLTSARHLAPAGIPILGVNVGGHLGFLTESMDEFQDTEQVWDRLFEDRYALQRRMMLQAAVYEGDRTNLEPVTEQFLALNEFCVKPASADRMITSILEMEIDGEVVDQYVGDGLIVSTPTGSTGYTVSASGPIMHDGMEAITITPICPMSLSSRPLILPPGSVVSIWPLGDYDLSTKLWMDGVLSTSIWPGHRVDVRMADCRAKFIVLRENNSYYQTLREKLLWAGTRVRYSNNHRN; via the coding sequence GTGCAACTAAAGCAGGTAATAATTGCTTATAAAGCGCGAGATTCCCAGAGTAAACGCTGGGCAGAACTCTGTGCTAAACAACTAGAATACCATCAGTGCCAAGTTTTGGTGGGGCCTAGCGGACCAAAAGATAACCCCTATCCGGTGTTTTTAGCATCCTCCAGTCAACCAATTGATTTAGCTTTGGTACTTGGTGGTGATGGTACTGTTTTGACGAGTGCGAGGCATTTAGCCCCAGCTGGTATCCCCATTCTGGGAGTGAATGTGGGAGGCCATTTGGGGTTTTTAACCGAGTCAATGGATGAGTTTCAAGATACAGAACAAGTTTGGGATCGGCTGTTTGAAGATCGTTATGCTCTCCAGCGAAGGATGATGTTGCAAGCGGCTGTATATGAGGGTGATCGGACAAACCTAGAACCGGTGACTGAACAGTTCCTCGCTTTGAACGAGTTTTGTGTAAAACCAGCTTCTGCTGACCGGATGATTACCTCAATTCTGGAAATGGAAATTGATGGTGAGGTAGTTGATCAGTATGTAGGAGATGGGTTAATTGTCTCTACTCCCACTGGTTCAACTGGTTATACGGTTTCTGCCAGTGGACCAATTATGCATGATGGCATGGAGGCAATTACTATTACACCCATTTGTCCCATGAGTCTTTCTAGTCGTCCTCTGATTTTACCCCCTGGTTCGGTGGTAAGTATTTGGCCTCTGGGTGATTATGATTTAAGTACAAAATTGTGGATGGATGGGGTTTTATCTACTTCAATTTGGCCGGGACATCGTGTTGATGTGCGAATGGCTGATTGTCGGGCTAAATTTATTGTGTTGCGGGAGAATAATTCATATTATCAAACGCTGCGGGAGAAGTTACTTTGGGCTGGTACAAGGGTTCGCTACAGTAATAATCATCGCAATTAA
- the tatC gene encoding twin-arginine translocase subunit TatC, translating to MTPSPDLDTINSPDTDMKGYSNSEANPLDELPDEVEMSFFDHLEELRRRIFYSLIAIALGVVGCFIVVKPLVQLLEIPAHGIKFLQLAPGEYFFVSIKVAGYSGLVLASPFILYQIIQFVLPGLTRRERRLLGPVVLGSSILFVGGLTFAYSLLIPAALQFFINYGADVVEQLWSIERYFEFVLLLLFTTGLAFQIPIIQLLLGNLGIVSSTQMLAGWRFVIMSAVVLGAILTPSTDPLTQSLLAGAVLGLYFAGIGLVKITGK from the coding sequence ATGACCCCTTCACCAGACTTAGATACTATCAATTCTCCTGATACGGACATGAAAGGATACAGTAATTCTGAGGCTAATCCTCTAGATGAATTACCAGATGAGGTGGAAATGTCATTTTTTGACCATCTGGAAGAATTGCGGCGACGGATTTTTTATTCTCTAATTGCTATAGCTTTGGGTGTAGTTGGCTGTTTTATTGTTGTTAAACCCTTGGTACAGCTACTGGAAATCCCCGCCCATGGTATCAAATTTCTACAACTTGCACCCGGAGAATATTTCTTTGTCTCTATCAAAGTTGCTGGTTACAGTGGTTTGGTGCTTGCTAGTCCCTTCATTCTTTACCAAATTATCCAGTTCGTGCTTCCGGGACTAACACGCCGTGAACGTCGTTTGTTGGGGCCTGTGGTTTTGGGATCGAGTATATTATTTGTTGGTGGGTTAACTTTTGCTTATTCTCTACTTATTCCCGCAGCTTTGCAATTCTTCATCAATTACGGTGCAGATGTCGTAGAACAATTGTGGTCAATTGAAAGATATTTTGAATTTGTGTTATTGCTGTTATTTACAACAGGATTGGCATTTCAAATTCCGATTATCCAATTATTGCTAGGTAATTTAGGTATTGTTTCTTCTACACAAATGCTGGCTGGTTGGCGGTTTGTAATTATGTCCGCAGTTGTTTTGGGGGCTATACTTACACCTTCTACTGATCCTCTCACTCAAAGTCTTTTAGCTGGAGCAGTTTTAGGTCTTTATTTTGCCGGTATTGGTTTAGTTAAAATTACAGGAAAATAA